A segment of the Gemmatimonadota bacterium genome:
TTGCTTGCAAATTGACTGCCCAGGCCGCTAACTTGCCCGCCCGCGCGCCACCAAGCCGTCCGGCCTGGCCACTCCGCCACGGGCGCCCTGTTTCCGGCCGCGCGCCGCCCCCTCCCCCGCATCTTTACGGAGCATGCGCATGGAGATTGTCCAGCTCTGGCTCGGCAAGATCAGCAGCATCGTGTGGGGCCTGCCCATGATCCTGCTGCTCGTCGGCACAGGCATCTATCTCACCCTCCTGCTGCGCGGGCTGCAGTTCCGGGAGCTGCGCCACTCGCTCTGGCTGGCACTGGTCAAGCGCAAGGAGGAGGGCGCCCAGGGCGACATCTCCCACTTCCAGGCGCTCATGACGGCACTGGCCGCGACCGTCGGCGTGGGCAACATCGCCGGCGTGGCCGCGGCCATTGCCGCGGGCGGACCGGGCGCCCTGTTCTGGATGTGGGTCACCGGCCTGTTCGGCATGGCCACCAAGTACTCCGAGGCCGTGCTCGGCGTCCGCTACCGCGTAGTCGATCCCCGCGGCGACATGGCCGGCGGACCGATGTACTACCTCTCCCGGGGCCTGGGCGGCTGGTTCGGCAAAACCCTCGGCTTCCTCTTCGCCCTGTTCGCCGCCGTGGCCGCATTCGGCATTGGCGACATGGTGCAATCCAACTCCGTGGCCCACGCGCTCCGCGCGTCCTTCGGCGTGCCTCCTTTCTGGACCGGCCTGGTCATTGCCGTGCTCGCCGCCATGGTCATCCTGGGCGGCATCCGCAGCATTGGCCGCGCGACCAGCTTCTTTGTCCCCTTCATGATCGCGTTCTACATGATCGGCGGCCTCGTGGTCCTGGCCATCAACTGGCGGGGGCTGCCGAACATCGTGGCCTACGTCTTCGCCGAGGCGTTCACGCCCACCGCGCCGCTGGGCGGGTTCCTCGGCGCAAGTGTGCGCGACGCCGTCCGCTGGGGTTTCGCCCGCGGCATCTTCTCGAACGAGTCCGGCCTGGGAACGGGCGGCATTGCTGCCGCCGCCGCCCAGACCCATATCCCGGCCAGTCAGGCACTGGTCTCCATGACCCAGACCTTCATCGACACCATCGTCGTCTGCTCGATCACCGGCTTCGTCATAGTCGCGACAGGCGCCTGGACCATGACGGATGCGGCAGGCAGCGGCCTATCCGGCGCGCCGCTCACCGTGGCCGCGTTCAGCCACGGGCTGCCTGGCGAGTGGGGCGGCTACATCGTCTCCCTCGGCCTCGCCTTCTTCGCCTTCTCCACGATCCTCGGCTGGTCCTATTACGGCGAGCGGTCGGTCGAGTATCTGCTGGGCGTCCGCGCCATCCTGCCCTACCGCCTGCTCTTCGTCTTCGCCTCCTTTGTCGGCGCCTACGTGCTCCAACTCGGCACGGAGGAGCGGGCAGGGTTCCAGGCCGTCTGGGACTTCAGTGATGTGATGAACGGAGCCATGGCGGTACCCAACCTGGTGGGGCTGCTGCTGCTGTCGCGGATTGTCGTGGAAGAGACGCGCAAGCTCATGGCGCTCCGCGCTGGCACCATGGTAGCCGACGAAGCGCCGGGCGGCGCAGTGCCGGCGGACCGCGCCTGACCGGCCGGCCTGGGGGCAGGCAGATCC
Coding sequences within it:
- a CDS encoding sodium:alanine symporter family protein — protein: MEIVQLWLGKISSIVWGLPMILLLVGTGIYLTLLLRGLQFRELRHSLWLALVKRKEEGAQGDISHFQALMTALAATVGVGNIAGVAAAIAAGGPGALFWMWVTGLFGMATKYSEAVLGVRYRVVDPRGDMAGGPMYYLSRGLGGWFGKTLGFLFALFAAVAAFGIGDMVQSNSVAHALRASFGVPPFWTGLVIAVLAAMVILGGIRSIGRATSFFVPFMIAFYMIGGLVVLAINWRGLPNIVAYVFAEAFTPTAPLGGFLGASVRDAVRWGFARGIFSNESGLGTGGIAAAAAQTHIPASQALVSMTQTFIDTIVVCSITGFVIVATGAWTMTDAAGSGLSGAPLTVAAFSHGLPGEWGGYIVSLGLAFFAFSTILGWSYYGERSVEYLLGVRAILPYRLLFVFASFVGAYVLQLGTEERAGFQAVWDFSDVMNGAMAVPNLVGLLLLSRIVVEETRKLMALRAGTMVADEAPGGAVPADRA